A portion of the Cryptomeria japonica chromosome 5, Sugi_1.0, whole genome shotgun sequence genome contains these proteins:
- the LOC131037390 gene encoding peroxidase 55, translating to MGRKECVKFILFLLVILGMGISKGSAQSSLLSENFYENSCPNVEAIVKNAVDQKFKETDVTVPGTLRLFFHDCFVEGCDGSVIIQSTPDNKAEKDSEDNLSLEGDGFDTVIRAKQAVEAECPNTVSCADILTIAARDVLALVGGPGFNVELGRRDGTISQAARVAGNLPKATFNFDQLLSLFQKKGLTQTDLVALSGVHTLGFAHCDQFSSRYTSNPIDPSLNKQYAKQLQQICNSNRDPDFVVGLDPTTPRHFDNNYYQNLVAGKGLLSSDEALISDQRSKSTVISFSRNSSVFFAAFAEAIKKLGRTDVKTGSQGEIRRDCSRFNKQVY from the exons ATGGGTAGAAAGGAATGTGTTAAGTTCATCTTGTTCTTGTTGGTAATATTGGGAATGGGCATAAGTAAAGGATCAGCTCAATCAAGTCTGCTTAGTGAGAATTTTTATGAAAATTCCTGTCCCAATGTTGAGGCCATTGTGAAGAATGCTGTTGATCAGAAATTCAAAGAGACAGATGTGACAGTTCCTGGCACTCTGAGGCTCTTCTTTCATGATTGCTTCGTCGAG GGATGTGATGGCTCTGTGATTATTCAATCTACTCCAGACAACAAAGCTGAGAAGGATTCAGAAGATAACTTATCCCTGGAAGGTGATGGATTTGATACTGTAATCAGGGCAAAGCAAGCTGTGGAGGCAGAGTGTCCCAACACTGTGTCTTGCGCTGATATCCTTACCATTGCTGCAAGAGATGTCTTAGCACTG GTTGGAGGCCCAGGGTTCAATGTAGAGTTGGGTAGAAGAGATGGAACCATATCCCAAGCAGCCAGAGTAGCAGGAAACCTGCCAAAGGCTACATTCAATTTTGACCAACTTCTCTCTCTCTTCCAGAAAAAGGGTTTAACTCAGACAGACCTGGTTGCTCTCTCTG GAGTTCATACATTAGGATTTGCTCACTGTGATCAGTTTTCAAGCAGATACACCAGCAATCCCATTGATCCATCGCTAAACAAACAATATGCGAAGCAATTGCAGCAAATTTGTAACAGTAATCGCGATCCCGATTTCGTAGTAGGCCTGGATCCCACAACACCTCGTCACTTTGACAACAACTACTACCAAAATCTGGTAGCTGGAAAGGGCTTGCTTTCTTCTGATGAGGCCTTAATCTCTGACCAACGCTCAAAAAGCACTGTCATTAGTTTTTCTCGCAACTCCTCTGTATTCTTTGCAGCCTTTGCAGAAGCAATTAAAAAGTTAGGGAGAACTGATGTTAAGACAGGCAGTCAAGGTGAGATCAGAAGAGATTGTTCACGCTTTAATAAGCAAGTTTACTGA